One stretch of Diorhabda carinulata isolate Delta chromosome 5, icDioCari1.1, whole genome shotgun sequence DNA includes these proteins:
- the LOC130893665 gene encoding peroxisomal membrane protein PMP34: MSKIPQKTIFNYETLVHATAGAAASIFAMSSVYPLDMIKFRKQLEDKELAEKSTFRGILHLLKMEGVESLYQGISPVVITLGVSTFVYFYTFHGFKSRIPKEFINSKTDLFLSIFAGVVNVLTTNPLWVVNNRLKKRDKDIKFTGLLDGLYHIATTEGISTLWNGVAPSLMLVSNPAIHFTIYEALKRKVKVQNATAFFLLGALSKTIATIITYPLQVAQTRQRLIKGPRMSTAALLYMLVKEGGLGALFKGLESKMWQTVFATALMFTTYEKITQLVFKLLLGTARREHQMVA, translated from the exons ATGTCTAAAATACctcaaaaaacgatttttaactATGAAACTCTGGTGCATGCAACTGCAGGAGCCGCT GCAAGTATTTTTGCAATGAGTAGTGTATACCCTTTGGATATGATAAAATTTCGTAAACAAC ttgaaGATAAAGAATTAGCAGAAAAGTCTACTTTTCGGGGTATACTACACCTTTTAAAGATGGAAGGAGT AGAATCTTTATATCAAGGAATCAGTCCGGTCGTGATAACATTAGGAGTCTCAACATTTGTGTATTTCTATACGTTTCATGGATTTAAATCTCGTATACCCAAAGaattcataaattcaaaaacGGATTTATTTCTGAGTATTTTTGCtg GCGTTGTAAATGTTCTGACGACGAATCCTCTTTGGGTTGTTAATAATAGACTGAAAAAACGTGACAAAGATATCAAATTCACTGGTCTCCTCGACGGATTATATCACATAGCAACGACAGAAGGTATTTCTACGCTATGGAACGGTGTTGCTCCTTCTTTAATGCTGGTATCGAATCCTGCCATTCATTTTACAATATACGAAGCTTTAAAAAGGAAAGTTAAAGTTCAAAACGCCACCGCTTTTTTCCTCCTTG GTGCCTTATCAAAAACTATAGCAACCATCATCACTTACCCTCTTCAAGTGGCTCAAACTAGACAACGATTGATAAAAGGACCAAGAATGAGTACGGCTGCACTACTTTATATGTTAGTCAAAGAAGGTGGTTTGGGTGCCTTATTCAAAGGACTCGAATCGAAAATGTGGCAAACAGTATTTGCTACTGCTTTGATGTTTACCACTTATGAAAAAATCACCCAGTTAGTATTTAAATTGTTATTGGGAACTGCCAGAAGAGAACATCAAATGGTAgcttga
- the LOC130893834 gene encoding uncharacterized protein LOC130893834 → MYPDFQNVKVFLCILSFKAFLIQSKTTTLWKLNLDKTKIIKVTKFHSVYSANDISKTDFVAEDPLFDIITSTEHYGESWVKQPVQYYCRDCQKNKRNATSASNSSENTGLSDEILDCGKPVNFTYFDNLVGVVNRNRHPIVPEPQAIFCFTKNYGKYKSEIEDFDIDALERKLKKAKREKPKSIQLYNQIGNFWRIKGDASKAIECFRRALAASPHNAEVLLNLARILFSLQYLDDAIYLTRRSLEVQSQEKGAWQQYFTLGEIFKAYGHYQEASIHLRHTLELNPEFEPAQLALKEMETMPAATIHIYTLVIIVCLVLGVLLVILSSVDNLVEYTEDIKPQRHFNKAMAMRSLRGISMTAKRCKRPSI, encoded by the exons ATGTATCCGGACTTTCAAAATGTTAAAGTTTTCTTGtgtattttgagttttaaagCATTTCTTATACAATCTAAAACGACAACATTGTGGAAATTAAACCTCGATAAAACAAAGATAATAAAAGTTACCAAATTTCACTCAGTCTATTCAGCTAACGATATTTCGAAAACAGATTTCGTTGCAGAAGATCCACTATTTGATATAATTACATCCACCGAACATTATGGAGAATCATGGGTTAAACAACCAGTTCAGTATTATTGTAGAGATTGTCAAAAAAACAAACG TAATGCTACTAGTGCTTCAAATTCCTCAGAAAATACTGGACTGTCTGATGAGATTTTAGACTGTGGGAAGCCTGTTAATTTTACTTATTTCGATAATTTAGTGGGTGTAGTGAATAGAAATCGTCATCCAATAGTTCCAGAACCACaagcaattttttgttttacaaaaaattacggaaaatataaaagtgaaattgaagattttgatattgatGCCCTAGAAAGAAAACTTAAAAAAGCTAAAAGAGAG AAGCCAAAATCTATCCAACTGTATAACCAAATTGGGAATTTTTGGAGAATAAAAGGAGATGCCAGTAAAGCTATTGAATGTTTTCGTAGGGCATTAGCAGCATCTCCACATAATGCGGAAGTTCTTCTTAATCTTGCAAGAATATTATTCTCATTGCAGTACTTAGATGACGCTATTTATTTAACAAGGAGATCTTTAGAAGTCCAATCACAAGAGAAAGGTGCTTGGCAACAATATTTCACGTTGGGAGAAATATTTAAAGCTTATGGACATTATCAAGAAGCATCAATACATCTTAGACATACATTGGAACTTAATCCGGAGTTTGAACCTGCCCAATTGGCATTAAAAGAGATGGAAACAATGCCAGCAGctacaattcatatatatactTTAGTAATTATTGTGTGCCTA GTACTGGGGGTACTTTTAGTTATATTATCATCTGTAGATAACCTGGTGGAATATACGGAAGATATCAAACCTCAGAGACACTTTAACAAAGCCATGGCAATGAGATCATTGAGGGGTATATCTATGACAGCAAAAAGGTGTAAACGACCGTCTATTTAG
- the LOC130893973 gene encoding probable nuclear transport factor 2, translating to MALNLQYDAIGKSFVQQYYMLFDDPNQRPNLVNMYNVEHSFMTFEGKQLQGSVKIMEKLTSLGFTNISRQITEVDSQPMFDGGVLINVLGRLQVDSDPPHAYTQVFVLKPLNGSFFVQHDIFRLNIHNSA from the exons atggcTTTAAATTTGCAATATGATGCTATAGGTAAAAGTTTTGTACAACAATATTATATGCTCTTTGACGATCCAAATCAGAGGCCTAATTTGGTAAACATGTATAAC GTAGAGCATTCATTTATGACCTTTGAAGGAAAACAATTACAAGGTTCagtaaaaataatggaaaaattaact TCTTTAGgttttacaaatatttctagACAAATTACAGAAGTAGACTCGCAACCTATGTTTGATGGTGGAGTACTAATAAATGTTTTAGGAAGATTACAa GTTGATTCAGATCCTCCTCATGCATACACCCAAGTTTTCGTATTAAAACCATTAAACGgatcattttttgttcaacaCGACATATTTAGGTTGAACATACATAACAGTGCCTAA
- the LOC130893971 gene encoding tRNA methyltransferase 10 homolog A, which produces MKTEKDKQEILPTTNEDTQNSDKPIEYFNGVEISKLSKKQKKKYLRTVKWNAIKKEKRAKERLKLKEKRIHAKIHNIDLGPSRKQLKRVKMANSPCKISVCIDLSFDDLMIDKDMAKTIKQVLRVYTMNRRAKSPLQLHLSSFNGRSEKEFARHHGFEHWDINFHFEDYINIFPKEKILYLTSESDNTIMSLDEDKVYIIGGLVDHNSQKGICYNKAIEQGIAHAKLPIEEFFWMKHRKVLTINHVYEILLYVSEGCSFKEAIDKVLPKRIEKIPTDAKDIENHDINVESDNS; this is translated from the exons atgaaaacagaaaaggataaacaggaAATTTTGCCGACCACTAACGAAGACACACAAAATAGTGATAAACccattgaatattttaatggGGTAGAAATTTCTAAACtaagtaaaaaacaaaagaaaaaatacctTAGGACGGTAAAATggaatgcaataaaaaaagaaaaacgtgcAAAAGAGAgattgaaattaaaagaaaaacgaatacatgctaaaatacataatatagaTTTAGGGCCTAGTCGCAAACAATTAAAACGAGTTAAAATGGCCAATAGTCCTTGTAAGATTAGCGTTTGTATAGATTTGAGTTTTGACGATCTTATGATCGACAAAGATATGGCGAAAACTATAAAACAAGTATTACGAGTATACACAATGAATCGAAGAGCCAAATCGCCATTACAACTTCATTTAAGTAGTTTTAATGGTAGAAGTGAGAAAGAATTTGCACGACATCATGGATTTGAACATTGGGATATTAACTTCCACTTCGAAgactatataaatatatttcctaaAGAAAAAATCTTATATCTAACTAGTGAAAGTGATAACACCATTATGTCTTTAGATGAAGACAAAGTTTATATAATTGGAGGTCTGGTGGATCACAATTCACAAAAG GGGATTTGCTATAATAAAGCCATTGAACAAGGTATAGCACACGCGAAATTAccaattgaagaatttttttggaTGAAACATAGAAAAGTATTAACAATTAACCATg TTTACGAAATTCTTCTGTATGTAAGTGAAGGATGCAGTTTCAAAGAAGCAATTGATAAAGTCCTTCCTAAAAGAATTGAGAAAATACCAACCGATGCTAAGGACATAGAAAACCATGATATAAATGTAGAGAGTGATAACagttaa
- the LOC130893970 gene encoding reticulophagy regulator 1-like isoform X1, with protein MNFLKQKFYDIVVPYFSNRLETNNQQRVTKCGIYFEKVYQVLSWEDTRFSLVVFVIFNYLFWLLVHWQIRIFGLLFLIILILFIWDSFFLNDNQTDEQKKYTDMTDRMSSFIMDMIYNLKAFRKENSLMFCIGMSLVFFILNVIARNVSGYLFCYILLLLSFFIPLAIKLLPEETKTSMRNIIKSTFNIKGSVAEEELVPSLYDSHVENRDADLESLLTDRTADSASNSLASGITTMPSFLDMAEVEKDIEEEDLLPPYSHSDISSDSDVEHKELNIDSLHFNEDSSSSEEDKFLEKNTSFPIDYVDDSNSSTFANVQTNIDKIGNLVSNVWSYAQSIRKTDIKRENSSSDSEFEFVNSSDIKD; from the exons atgaattttttgaagcaaaaattttatgatatagtGGTTCCATATTTTTCCAACCGATTAGAAACAAATAATCAACAAAGAGTAACAAAATGCGGGATATATTTTGAGAAAGTATATCAAGTTTTAAGTTGGGAAGACACTCGATTTAGTTTGGTGGTTTTTgttatcttcaattatttattttg gTTACTGGTGCATTGGCAGATAAGAATTTTCggacttttatttttaattatattaattttatttatatgggactcattttttttaaatgacaatCAAACGGATGAGCagaaaaaatatacagataTGACTGATAGAATGTCGTCTTTTATTATGGATATGATTTACaatttaaaagcatttagaaaagaaaattcacTAATG TTCTGTATTGGTATGTCGctggtatttttcattttaaatgtgATTGCAAGAAATGTATCAGGTTATTTATTTTGCTATATATTATTACTGCTAAGTTTTTTCATACCATTAGCAATCAAATTACTACCAGAAGAAACTAAAACATCCATGAGGAACATTATAAAGTCTACTTTTAATATCAAAG GGTCTGTGGCTGAAGAAGAACTGGTTCCTTCTTTATATGATTCTCATGTAGAAAATAGGGATGCTGATTTAGAAAGTTTATTAACTGATCGAACTGCAG ATTCAGCATCAAATTCCTTAGCTAGTGGTATTACTACAATGCCATCGTTTCTAGACATGGCTGAAGTCGagaaagatatcgaagaagaaGACCTACTCCCACCTTATTCTCACAGTGATATATCCAGTGATTCTGATGTTGAACACAAAGAATTAAATATCGATTCACTACATTTTAATGAAGATAGTAGTTCCTCCGAAGaagacaaatttttagaaaaaaatacaagttttcCTATAGACTATGTGGATGATTCAAATAGTTCAACATTTGCTAATgtacaaacaaatattgataaaataggTAATTTAGTATCAAATGTGTGGAGTTACGCCCAGTCCATAAGAAAGACGGACATTAAAAGAGAGAATAGTAGCAGTGATAGTGAATTTGAATTCGTAAATTCATCAGATATCAAAGATTAG
- the LOC130893970 gene encoding reticulophagy regulator 1-like isoform X2, with amino-acid sequence MNFLKQKFYDIVVPYFSNRLETNNQQRVTKCGIYFEKVYQVLSWEDTRFSLVVFVIFNYLFWLLVHWQIRIFGLLFLIILILFIWDSFFLNDNQTDEQKKYTDMTDRMSSFIMDMIYNLKAFRKENSLMFCIGMSLVFFILNVIARNVSGYLFCYILLLLSFFIPLAIKLLPEETKTSMRNIIKSTFNIKGSVAEEELVPSLYDSHVENRDADLESLLTDRTADMAEVEKDIEEEDLLPPYSHSDISSDSDVEHKELNIDSLHFNEDSSSSEEDKFLEKNTSFPIDYVDDSNSSTFANVQTNIDKIGNLVSNVWSYAQSIRKTDIKRENSSSDSEFEFVNSSDIKD; translated from the exons atgaattttttgaagcaaaaattttatgatatagtGGTTCCATATTTTTCCAACCGATTAGAAACAAATAATCAACAAAGAGTAACAAAATGCGGGATATATTTTGAGAAAGTATATCAAGTTTTAAGTTGGGAAGACACTCGATTTAGTTTGGTGGTTTTTgttatcttcaattatttattttg gTTACTGGTGCATTGGCAGATAAGAATTTTCggacttttatttttaattatattaattttatttatatgggactcattttttttaaatgacaatCAAACGGATGAGCagaaaaaatatacagataTGACTGATAGAATGTCGTCTTTTATTATGGATATGATTTACaatttaaaagcatttagaaaagaaaattcacTAATG TTCTGTATTGGTATGTCGctggtatttttcattttaaatgtgATTGCAAGAAATGTATCAGGTTATTTATTTTGCTATATATTATTACTGCTAAGTTTTTTCATACCATTAGCAATCAAATTACTACCAGAAGAAACTAAAACATCCATGAGGAACATTATAAAGTCTACTTTTAATATCAAAG GGTCTGTGGCTGAAGAAGAACTGGTTCCTTCTTTATATGATTCTCATGTAGAAAATAGGGATGCTGATTTAGAAAGTTTATTAACTGATCGAACTGCAG ACATGGCTGAAGTCGagaaagatatcgaagaagaaGACCTACTCCCACCTTATTCTCACAGTGATATATCCAGTGATTCTGATGTTGAACACAAAGAATTAAATATCGATTCACTACATTTTAATGAAGATAGTAGTTCCTCCGAAGaagacaaatttttagaaaaaaatacaagttttcCTATAGACTATGTGGATGATTCAAATAGTTCAACATTTGCTAATgtacaaacaaatattgataaaataggTAATTTAGTATCAAATGTGTGGAGTTACGCCCAGTCCATAAGAAAGACGGACATTAAAAGAGAGAATAGTAGCAGTGATAGTGAATTTGAATTCGTAAATTCATCAGATATCAAAGATTAG
- the LOC130893970 gene encoding uncharacterized protein LOC130893970 isoform X3, protein MVIRLNFQDFIIFKRLLVHWQIRIFGLLFLIILILFIWDSFFLNDNQTDEQKKYTDMTDRMSSFIMDMIYNLKAFRKENSLMFCIGMSLVFFILNVIARNVSGYLFCYILLLLSFFIPLAIKLLPEETKTSMRNIIKSTFNIKGSVAEEELVPSLYDSHVENRDADLESLLTDRTADSASNSLASGITTMPSFLDMAEVEKDIEEEDLLPPYSHSDISSDSDVEHKELNIDSLHFNEDSSSSEEDKFLEKNTSFPIDYVDDSNSSTFANVQTNIDKIGNLVSNVWSYAQSIRKTDIKRENSSSDSEFEFVNSSDIKD, encoded by the exons ATGGTCATTAGGttaaattttcaagattttattatatttaaaag gTTACTGGTGCATTGGCAGATAAGAATTTTCggacttttatttttaattatattaattttatttatatgggactcattttttttaaatgacaatCAAACGGATGAGCagaaaaaatatacagataTGACTGATAGAATGTCGTCTTTTATTATGGATATGATTTACaatttaaaagcatttagaaaagaaaattcacTAATG TTCTGTATTGGTATGTCGctggtatttttcattttaaatgtgATTGCAAGAAATGTATCAGGTTATTTATTTTGCTATATATTATTACTGCTAAGTTTTTTCATACCATTAGCAATCAAATTACTACCAGAAGAAACTAAAACATCCATGAGGAACATTATAAAGTCTACTTTTAATATCAAAG GGTCTGTGGCTGAAGAAGAACTGGTTCCTTCTTTATATGATTCTCATGTAGAAAATAGGGATGCTGATTTAGAAAGTTTATTAACTGATCGAACTGCAG ATTCAGCATCAAATTCCTTAGCTAGTGGTATTACTACAATGCCATCGTTTCTAGACATGGCTGAAGTCGagaaagatatcgaagaagaaGACCTACTCCCACCTTATTCTCACAGTGATATATCCAGTGATTCTGATGTTGAACACAAAGAATTAAATATCGATTCACTACATTTTAATGAAGATAGTAGTTCCTCCGAAGaagacaaatttttagaaaaaaatacaagttttcCTATAGACTATGTGGATGATTCAAATAGTTCAACATTTGCTAATgtacaaacaaatattgataaaataggTAATTTAGTATCAAATGTGTGGAGTTACGCCCAGTCCATAAGAAAGACGGACATTAAAAGAGAGAATAGTAGCAGTGATAGTGAATTTGAATTCGTAAATTCATCAGATATCAAAGATTAG
- the LOC130893970 gene encoding uncharacterized protein LOC130893970 isoform X4, translating into MVIRLNFQDFIIFKRLLVHWQIRIFGLLFLIILILFIWDSFFLNDNQTDEQKKYTDMTDRMSSFIMDMIYNLKAFRKENSLMFCIGMSLVFFILNVIARNVSGYLFCYILLLLSFFIPLAIKLLPEETKTSMRNIIKSTFNIKGSVAEEELVPSLYDSHVENRDADLESLLTDRTADMAEVEKDIEEEDLLPPYSHSDISSDSDVEHKELNIDSLHFNEDSSSSEEDKFLEKNTSFPIDYVDDSNSSTFANVQTNIDKIGNLVSNVWSYAQSIRKTDIKRENSSSDSEFEFVNSSDIKD; encoded by the exons ATGGTCATTAGGttaaattttcaagattttattatatttaaaag gTTACTGGTGCATTGGCAGATAAGAATTTTCggacttttatttttaattatattaattttatttatatgggactcattttttttaaatgacaatCAAACGGATGAGCagaaaaaatatacagataTGACTGATAGAATGTCGTCTTTTATTATGGATATGATTTACaatttaaaagcatttagaaaagaaaattcacTAATG TTCTGTATTGGTATGTCGctggtatttttcattttaaatgtgATTGCAAGAAATGTATCAGGTTATTTATTTTGCTATATATTATTACTGCTAAGTTTTTTCATACCATTAGCAATCAAATTACTACCAGAAGAAACTAAAACATCCATGAGGAACATTATAAAGTCTACTTTTAATATCAAAG GGTCTGTGGCTGAAGAAGAACTGGTTCCTTCTTTATATGATTCTCATGTAGAAAATAGGGATGCTGATTTAGAAAGTTTATTAACTGATCGAACTGCAG ACATGGCTGAAGTCGagaaagatatcgaagaagaaGACCTACTCCCACCTTATTCTCACAGTGATATATCCAGTGATTCTGATGTTGAACACAAAGAATTAAATATCGATTCACTACATTTTAATGAAGATAGTAGTTCCTCCGAAGaagacaaatttttagaaaaaaatacaagttttcCTATAGACTATGTGGATGATTCAAATAGTTCAACATTTGCTAATgtacaaacaaatattgataaaataggTAATTTAGTATCAAATGTGTGGAGTTACGCCCAGTCCATAAGAAAGACGGACATTAAAAGAGAGAATAGTAGCAGTGATAGTGAATTTGAATTCGTAAATTCATCAGATATCAAAGATTAG
- the LOC130893972 gene encoding NADH dehydrogenase [ubiquinone] 1 beta subcomplex subunit 11, mitochondrial, which produces MSGQLYSTIKLLRRVVPIAGRRLVSTSKKNNVTAEVIESTKTKSKTVASDQNWISYGYDCTSKEADRNAMHSIFFVSVTLCLVVGGFFWSYIPDYTLRDWSQREAYLELRRREEQGLPLIDPNFIDVNKITLPSDEELEGVEIII; this is translated from the coding sequence ATGTCGGGGCAGTTATATTCAACAATTAAACTGTTACGAAGAGTAGTTCCTATAGCAGGTCGAAGACTTGTATCCACATCAAAGAAGAATAATGTTACAGCAGAGGTAATCGAAAGTACGAAAACCAAAAGTAAAACTGTCGCTTCTGACCAAAATTGGATCAGTTATGGATACGATTGTACATCAAAAGAAGCAGACAGGAACGCTATGCACTCTATATTCTTTGTTTCCGTTACTTTATGTTTAGTTGTTGGTGGATTTTTTTGGTCGTATATACCCGATTATACATTGAGAGACTGGTCGCAACGAGAAGCTTATTTGGAATTGCGTAGAAGAGAAGAACAAGGTTTGCCTTTGATTGATCCCAACTTTATAGATGTTAACAAAATCACATTACCCTCTGATGAAGAATTAGAAGGTGTAGaaatcataatttaa
- the LOC130893925 gene encoding josephin-like protein, whose protein sequence is MTASGIYHEKQIRELCALHALNNLFQSKGAFLKSELDSICVSLSPNHWINPHKSMLGLGNYDINVIMKALQDRGYEVVWFDKRRDPTCLILDNISGFILNIPSEYKIGFFTLPIWRRHWVTVRQINGCYYNLDSKLESPQKIGEDQDVLNYLKDEIECKDKEIFLVVTSEVSQKQSWIKDFSIPPAVNSRDADIIQLGDIEDNKS, encoded by the exons ATGACGGCCAGTGgaatttatcatgaaaaacaaataagGGAATTATGTGCATTACATGCtttgaacaatttatttcaGTCAAAAGGGGCTTTTCTGAAATCCGAACTAGATTCAATATGTGTTTCATTATCTCCTAATCATTGGATAAATCCTCACAAATCAATGTTAGGACTAGGGAATTATGATATAAATGTTATTATGAAAGCTTTACAAGATAGAGGATATGAAGTTGTTTGGTTTGATAAAAGAAG GGATCCTACTTGcttaattttagataatatatctggatttatattgaatataccTAGCGAgtataaaattggttttttcaCGTTACCAATTTGGAGACGTCACTGGGTAACTGTGAGACAAATAAATGGTTGCTACTATAATCTGGATTCAAAGCTAGAATCACCACAAAAAATTGGTGAG GATCAAGATGTTTTAAATTATCTGAAAGATGAAATAGAGTGTaaagataaagaaatttttttagttgttaCAAGTGAAGTGTCACAAAAACAAAGTTGGATTAAAGATTTTAGTATTCCACCAGCAGTTAATAGTAGAGATGCAGATATTATCCAGTTAGGGGATATAGAGGATAATAAATCATAA
- the LOC130893877 gene encoding neuropeptide-like precursor 1 isoform X1, with translation MSKFLELNFVFGIIVFFIKSSRVLSYDIIDQNQVLLELLSPQENPSIHVQALRRELLKKVQEALEKLDDEKDYQKAREALARWNSLPEQKRNLQSLAKNGYIRTIPDEEPDQYKRSLAKMTINEQLTQQLEEQKRGLESLARNGDLRYRKEQELNNFSNKRHISSLARNFELPQSGKRSLSSLAKSGDLYKHSQYKRNAETSIPNTGSKQSSNNPIGYKEPLSENKKISDDSKRSKRQVDYYYDNGNENYLPVYQNAYDYDDLMQDVHDADPDVSKRFLGSVAKSGWFRPSSSSSSSMSSKYLNPDKRHIGSLARLGWLPSFRHIRRFNRSGRSASEINTCRETSPDGETEVDGHSDDASVLLRPLRRLHRLPEENGFIRRVFYHPLTTKY, from the exons GTATTATCGTATGATATTATCGATCAAAACCAAGTTCTCTTAGAACTATTAAGCCCACAAGAAAATCCTTCTATTCATGTTCAAGCTTTACGaagagaattattgaaaaaagtacaAGAGGCTCTGGAGAAACTCGACGATGAAAAAGATTATCAGAAAGCCCGCGAGGCGTTAGCCAG GTGGAACAGTCTTCCCGAACAGAAAAGAAACTTGCAGTCTTTGGCGAAGAACGGCTACATCAGGACGATACCGGATGAAGAGCCTGATCAATATAAGAGAAGTTTAGCTAAAATGACAATAAATGAACAGCTTACGCAACAATTGGAAGAGCAGAAGCGTG GTTTAGAATCTTTAGCAAGAAATGGTGATTTACGCTACAGGAAAGAACAAGAActgaataacttttcaaataaaaggcATATCAGTAGTTTGGCTAGGAATTTCGAACTGCCGCAATCAGGAAAACGATCTTTGAGTAGCCTAGCAAAATCTGGAGACCTTTATAAACATTCGCAATATAAAAGAAATGCTG AAACATCAATCCCTAATACAGGCAGTAAACAATCTTCGAACAATCCAATCGGTTACAAAGAACCATTGtcggaaaataaaaaaatttcggaCGACTCTAAAAGAAGCAAAAGACAAGTGGATTATTATTATGACAATGGCAACGAGAATTATTTGCCCGTGTATCAAAACGCTTACGATTATGATGATTTGATGCAGGATGTGCACGACGCGGATCCGGATGTTTCTAAAAGATTTTTAG GATCGGTAGCAAAAAGCGGATGGTTTCGACCATCATCATCGTCGTCGTCGTCAATGAgctcaaaatatttgaatccgGATAAACGTCATATAGGGTCATTAGCACGATTAGGTTGGTTGCCATCTTTCCGCCATATTAGGAGATTTAATAGATCCGGTCGATCCGCAAGCGAAATCAACACTTGCAG GGAGACTTCCCCAGATGGGGAAACCGAAGTCGACGGCCACTCCGACGACGCATCGGTATTATTAAGGCCCCTTAGAAGACTACATCGATTACCAGAAGAAAACGGTTTTATCAGAAGAGTTTTCTACCATCCCCTTACGaccaaatattaa
- the LOC130893877 gene encoding neuropeptide-like 1 isoform X2 encodes MSKFLELNFVFGIIVFFIKSSRVLSYDIIDQNQVLLELLSPQENPSIHVQALRRELLKKVQEALEKLDDEKDYQKAREALARWNSLPEQKRNLQSLAKNGYIRTIPDEEPDQYKRSLAKMTINEQLTQQLEEQKRGLESLARNGDLRYRKEQELNNFSNKRHISSLARNFELPQSGKRSLSSLAKSGDLYKHSQYKRNAETSIPNTGSKQSSNNPIGYKEPLSENKKISDDSKRSKRQVDYYYDNGNENYLPVYQNAYDYDDLMQDVHDADPDVSKRFLGRLPQMGKPKSTATPTTHRYY; translated from the exons GTATTATCGTATGATATTATCGATCAAAACCAAGTTCTCTTAGAACTATTAAGCCCACAAGAAAATCCTTCTATTCATGTTCAAGCTTTACGaagagaattattgaaaaaagtacaAGAGGCTCTGGAGAAACTCGACGATGAAAAAGATTATCAGAAAGCCCGCGAGGCGTTAGCCAG GTGGAACAGTCTTCCCGAACAGAAAAGAAACTTGCAGTCTTTGGCGAAGAACGGCTACATCAGGACGATACCGGATGAAGAGCCTGATCAATATAAGAGAAGTTTAGCTAAAATGACAATAAATGAACAGCTTACGCAACAATTGGAAGAGCAGAAGCGTG GTTTAGAATCTTTAGCAAGAAATGGTGATTTACGCTACAGGAAAGAACAAGAActgaataacttttcaaataaaaggcATATCAGTAGTTTGGCTAGGAATTTCGAACTGCCGCAATCAGGAAAACGATCTTTGAGTAGCCTAGCAAAATCTGGAGACCTTTATAAACATTCGCAATATAAAAGAAATGCTG AAACATCAATCCCTAATACAGGCAGTAAACAATCTTCGAACAATCCAATCGGTTACAAAGAACCATTGtcggaaaataaaaaaatttcggaCGACTCTAAAAGAAGCAAAAGACAAGTGGATTATTATTATGACAATGGCAACGAGAATTATTTGCCCGTGTATCAAAACGCTTACGATTATGATGATTTGATGCAGGATGTGCACGACGCGGATCCGGATGTTTCTAAAAGATTTTTAG GGAGACTTCCCCAGATGGGGAAACCGAAGTCGACGGCCACTCCGACGACGCATCGGTATTATTAA